In Plasmodium falciparum 3D7 genome assembly, chromosome: 5, the following proteins share a genomic window:
- a CDS encoding aspartate--tRNA ligase, putative, whose amino-acid sequence MIYVVKYIFLICYINTLFLRRVLFCYSYNLSQHFSLYNNSKFVLFKRNKKRNKINKYHNIYYHKGGFHYENNIGNNNISNPFFLNKFIYNKKKHKLNFFNSPTSSYDDACILKNLFNSFTTERRIKNKKSDKNVKMNVMIKKKCMLYLTFNRKENDNIINNNNNDNNKNNNNNNNNDNNNYHVDESYLSNIGEPCILLRSTSWGHLSLFYGSHLNRDYYTYEDIIKYIETNEKKFVKCINNNIYNNNDNNNTDITKQTFIDKKYILIRGRMERKKKQSKRIFLYLRLSNGMYLTCVYEKKIPTNKNNQSIYSIDNMYTYIKNLKNESVIDVVGRIKLHGTLYKHNISYIESLLNQTVIELVAEQINCISESFYNPPFMINDNDVHTNKIQMVIRGDNNKIVDMDKKKNTEKHNADTKEQGEKNNADTKEQGEKNNADTKEQGEKNNADTKEQGEKNNVDKTKNIPYNNLHAQQTNNNYEEEKKINTNENLLKVQNFCLNYRNSINHLIFYIKSKVFQRFRNLLERDGYTEIFTSKFIKIKESEKNPSVDKSEKNPSVDKSEKNPSVDKSEKNYEETQDNNLENTSSSDNNINAQLTGSEGGCRCYKLEGQNIVLSQSPQLFKQMLINSDFDKVYEINYCYRNEKFHSSRHLNEFMSLDIEKVIYDNYYEIIIYMYNILKDMNTYINNNYFNELNILSSFYNNNNNYTYRASQFCDNPIVISFSEAQDILDKYYRNNKNDILLLQKKENNIHINNKNTYIYDKKYNKYIKILNNEEKQNMKKKIMFESSQKDKLHNIYYYNKILKYYKINKQENKQKKKNLFICSPHDMDKQYNEANIYNDAYYHFLNTFNKDEFYRKILLFFNNMYDKYDMEKKKLQENNTNVLKTQTQIIDGSNIYRKVTYDGNDDDDNNNHDEHIKTLYDLINIINKKETNNDNINNNDDGNNNNNDDDGNVFITEPLSYNNLKNKYILYDDFTNDELNYLYLFIKNNFQSDIFIIDQYPIFLRPYYTGSNMYDLRFSNSYDFIYKGMEIISGSQRIHNLPILLFKTLKENKQISLSTYLHKKDNFTILNYLDNFQKLINKKSTIYKYFNSFQYASKPHGGLALGMERYLITLLNLNNVKNVTFSE is encoded by the coding sequence atgatatatgttgtgaaatatatatttttgatttgctatataaatacattatttttaagaaGAGTTTTATTTTgctattcatataatttatcacaacatttttctttatacaaTAATTCAAAGTTTGTGTTAttcaaaagaaataaaaaaagaaacaaaataaataaatatcataatatttattatcataaggGTGGTTTtcattatgaaaataatatcgggaataataatataagtaatccattttttttaaataagtttatatataataagaagaagcataaattgaatttttttaatagtcCTACTTCTTCTTATGATGATGCgtgtattttaaaaaatcttTTTAATTCCTTTACAACAGAgagaagaataaaaaataaaaagagtgataaaaatgttaaaatgaatgttatgataaaaaaaaaatgtatgcTTTATTTAACGTTTAATAggaaagaaaatgataacatcattaataataataataatgataataataaaaataataataataataataataatgataataataattatcacgTTGATGAGTCGTATTTATCCAACATAGGAGAACCATGTATATTACTACGTTCAACAAGCTGGGGACACCTTTCTCTTTTTTATGGTTCACATTTAAATAGAGATTATTATACTTATGaggatattataaaatatatagaaacaaatgaaaagaaGTTTGTAAAGTgtataaacaataatatatataataataatgataataataatacagatATAACAAAACAAACATTTATCGATAAAAAGTACATACTTATTAGGGGTCGtatggaaagaaaaaaaaaacaatccAAACGAATTTTCTTATATCTAAGATTAAGTAATGGAATGTACTTAACATgtgtatatgaaaaaaaaatacccacaaataaaaataatcaatctatatattcaatagataatatgtatacctatataaagaatttaaaaaatgaaagtgtTATAGATGTTGTAGGAAGGATCAAATTACATGGAACCTTATATAAACACAACATATCTTATATAGAAAGCTTGCTGAATCAAACAGTTATCGAATTAGTAGCAGAACAAATAAATTGTATTTCAGAATCGTTTTATAATCCTCCATTTATGATAAACGATAATGATGTCCACACAAACAAAATTCAAATGGTTATAAGGGGagataataacaaaattgtTGATAtggataaaaagaaaaacactGAAAAACATAATGCTGATACAAAAGAACAGGgcgaaaaaaataatgctGATACAAAAGAACAGGgcgaaaaaaataatgctGATACAAAAGAACAGGgcgaaaaaaataatgctGATACAAAAGAACAGGgcgaaaaaaataatgttgaCAAAACGAAAAACATACCATACAACAATTTACATGCACAACAAACCAATAACAattatgaagaagaaaaaaaaataaacacaaACGAAAACTTGCTGAAAGTACAAAATTTTTGCTTAAACTATAGAAATTCAAtaaatcatttaattttttatattaaaagtaaAGTATTTCAAAGATTTAGAAACCTCTTAGAAAGGGATGGCTATACAGAAATATTCACAtctaaatttataaaaattaaagaatctGAAAAGAATCCATCTGTTGATAAATCTGAAAAGAATCCATCTGTTGACAAATCTGAAAAGAATCCATCTGTTGACAAATCTGAAAAGAATTATGAAGAAACTCAAGATAATAATTTAGAGAATACTAGTTCAtcagataataatataaatgctCAATTAACAGGATCGGAAGGTGGTTGTAGATGTTATAAGCTTGAGGGACAAAATATTGTGTTATCACAAAGTCCACAATTATTTAAACAAATGTTAATAAATTCTGATTTTGATAAAGTATATGAAATTAATTATTGTTatagaaatgaaaaatttcATAGTTCAAGGCATTTAAATGAATTTATGTCTTTAGATATTGAAAAAGTAAtctatgataattattatgaaattattatatatatgtataatatctTAAAAGAtatgaatacatatataaataataactattttaatgaattaaatattttatcatctttttataataataataataattatacatatcgAGCTAGCCAATTTTGTGATAATCCCATAGTCATCTCTTTTTCTGAAGCTCAAGATATAttagataaatattatagaaataataaaaatgatatattattattacaaaaaaaagaaaacaatatacatataaataacaaaaatacatatatttatgataagaaatataataaatatataaaaatattaaataatgaagaaaaacaaaatatgaagaaaaaaattatgtttgAATCATCTCAGAAGGAtaaattacataatatatattattacaacaaaatattaaaatattataaaataaataaacaagaaaacaaacaaaaaaaaaaaaatctattTATATGCTCACCTCATGATATGGACAAGCAATATAATGAAGCgaacatatataatgatgCATATTACCACTTTTTAAATACTTTTAATAAAGATGAATTTTATAGaaagatattattattttttaataacatgTATGATAAGTATGATATggagaaaaagaaattacaAGAAAATAATACGAATGTCTTAAAAACACAAACTCAGATAATAGATGGATCGAATATATATCGAAAGGTTACTTATGATggaaatgatgatgatgataataataatcacgATGAGCATATTAAAACGTTGTacgatttaataaatattataaataaaaaagaaacaaataatgataatattaataataacgatgatggtaataataataataatgatgatgatggtaATGTGTTCATTACAGAACCTTTATCATAtaacaatttaaaaaataaatatattttatatgatgatTTCACAAACGATGAATTaaattatctatatttatttataaaaaacaattttcagagtgatatatttattatagacCAATATCCAATTTTTTTAAGACCTTATTATACAGGTAGCAATATGTATGATCTACGATTTTCTAATAGttatgattttatatataaaggtaTGGAAATAATTTCTGGAAGTCAAAGAATTCATAACCTACcaattttactttttaaaacattaaaagaaaataaacaaatatccTTATCAACATATCTTCataaaaaggataatttCACCATATTAAATTATCTTGATAATTtccaaaaattaataaataaaaaatcaacaatttataaatattttaattcttttcaATATGCTTCAAAACCACATGGAGGATTAGCTTTAGGGATGGAAAGATATCTTATCACTCTCTTAAATCTTAACAATGTAAAAAATGTTACTTTTTcggaataa